A genome region from Marinifilum sp. JC120 includes the following:
- a CDS encoding response regulator, translated as MLSMLLNSDGYWLLSPDRTQEWAFMYPDRKEINFRTVNPEAWKQISSSLDGQFSSINGLYTYSTIVVSPEVRKRELNGNVRIWKIVCLTPASTIKAMLSRVFSRYAIVYCGILLIILFGALTRARFVTVRVLGQKKLEIAKLAAEDANRAKSDFLARMSHEIRTPMNAIIGLTHLALKTALSPKQYDYLTKVDMSAKSLLGIINDILDFSKIEADRLEMEKVDFLLDDVFNDMLNILGLQAEQKGLELLLMVKSTVPNLLVGDRLRLGQVLLNLAGNAIKFTDSGEIIISAGLLEETGSIANIRFSVKDSGIGISPEQSSKLFQPFSQADGSISRRFGGTGLGLTISKRLVELMGGTMELKSEMGKGSEFFFTIPFELQSRHTQEHYIYPENVRGMRVLVVDDSKMLRTVLSKVLQSFTFNVETATNGAQALELLHEHDKSNPFKLVVTDWRMPDIDGIELVKKIKGPGLLENIPKVIMLTAYGHDEIRHRVEQIDLDGFMLKPFNRSLLFDTIMGAFAHDDYRVRETVHENIRNGIPANVAGSHILLAEDNEINQQVAREILEGADVTVSIANNGQEAVEMVKANTYDAVLMDIQMPLMNGFQAVKNIRSDEKLQSLPIIAMTAHALVGDREKSLLAGMNDHVTKPIDPDQLMEVLANWLPDEPKTESEHQSSMFKENNIPVVFTNLPGINARMAIARVRGNVALYEKLLVNFAHDCDEVHSRLFSMISEKKYKEARSLAHTMKGVSGNIGAETLYQAFQEIETALKNGSDTALTLIKNMDPERKRIAEAIIKAFPETEKDECVSADNAEGETILFHEVQKLLPQIRKMSDLLEKHDVEARDVYRSIEPELTHAAPKFAKELGIMLGKFDFTHGRTKVERFISECEQEKRENG; from the coding sequence ATGTTATCAATGCTCTTAAACAGTGACGGATACTGGCTTCTCTCTCCAGACAGAACCCAAGAATGGGCCTTCATGTACCCTGACCGGAAAGAAATTAATTTCAGAACCGTAAATCCAGAAGCCTGGAAACAAATTTCCTCGTCCCTTGACGGGCAGTTCTCATCTATTAATGGCCTCTATACATACTCAACAATTGTCGTATCTCCAGAAGTGAGAAAAAGAGAGCTCAACGGCAACGTACGCATATGGAAAATAGTTTGTCTGACTCCGGCGTCGACCATCAAGGCTATGCTTTCACGGGTGTTTTCTCGCTACGCTATTGTATATTGCGGCATTCTCCTGATCATACTTTTTGGAGCGCTGACCAGGGCCAGATTTGTAACTGTGCGCGTTCTCGGACAAAAGAAGTTAGAAATAGCCAAACTTGCAGCAGAAGATGCCAACCGGGCTAAAAGTGATTTTCTAGCCCGGATGAGCCATGAAATCCGTACCCCGATGAACGCAATAATCGGCTTGACTCATTTGGCTCTCAAAACAGCACTGTCTCCCAAGCAGTATGACTATCTAACAAAAGTTGATATGTCCGCGAAATCATTACTTGGGATAATTAATGACATACTTGATTTTTCAAAAATTGAGGCAGACAGGCTGGAAATGGAAAAGGTTGATTTCCTTCTGGATGACGTGTTCAACGACATGCTCAACATACTCGGCCTTCAGGCTGAGCAAAAGGGTCTTGAACTTCTTTTAATGGTCAAAAGCACGGTACCTAATCTGCTTGTTGGCGATCGACTTCGTCTTGGACAGGTACTCTTGAACTTGGCAGGAAATGCCATAAAATTCACCGATTCAGGTGAAATTATTATTTCGGCTGGACTTCTCGAAGAAACCGGTAGCATCGCAAATATCCGATTTTCAGTTAAGGACTCCGGCATAGGCATCAGCCCGGAACAGTCGTCAAAGCTCTTTCAACCTTTTTCTCAGGCAGATGGATCCATATCCAGACGGTTTGGAGGTACCGGACTCGGGCTAACTATCAGCAAACGTCTGGTAGAGTTGATGGGTGGAACCATGGAACTAAAAAGTGAAATGGGCAAAGGGAGTGAGTTCTTTTTCACCATCCCATTCGAACTACAAAGCAGACACACCCAAGAACACTACATCTACCCCGAAAATGTCAGGGGGATGCGCGTTCTTGTTGTGGACGACAGCAAGATGCTACGGACAGTTCTTAGTAAGGTTTTACAGTCATTTACATTCAATGTTGAGACAGCGACAAATGGAGCACAGGCACTTGAACTTTTGCATGAACACGACAAATCCAATCCCTTCAAACTGGTGGTCACAGATTGGAGAATGCCGGATATCGATGGAATTGAATTAGTCAAAAAAATTAAGGGCCCCGGTCTTCTTGAAAATATACCAAAAGTTATCATGCTTACTGCATACGGACATGATGAAATCCGTCACCGCGTGGAACAAATTGATCTGGATGGATTCATGCTCAAGCCGTTCAATCGTTCACTCCTTTTTGACACTATCATGGGTGCTTTTGCTCATGATGACTACCGGGTGAGAGAAACTGTTCATGAAAATATTCGAAATGGAATCCCGGCCAATGTAGCCGGATCACATATCCTGCTGGCAGAAGACAACGAAATCAATCAGCAGGTAGCACGGGAAATACTTGAAGGCGCAGACGTGACTGTCTCAATAGCCAATAATGGACAGGAGGCGGTGGAAATGGTCAAGGCCAACACTTACGATGCAGTGCTGATGGATATCCAGATGCCGCTCATGAATGGTTTTCAGGCTGTAAAGAATATTCGATCTGATGAAAAGCTACAGTCTCTCCCTATTATCGCAATGACGGCACACGCCCTGGTGGGAGACAGGGAGAAAAGCCTTCTGGCGGGCATGAATGACCACGTCACAAAGCCCATTGATCCCGATCAACTCATGGAAGTACTTGCCAATTGGTTACCAGATGAACCTAAAACTGAATCTGAACATCAATCTTCGATGTTTAAAGAAAATAATATTCCTGTTGTTTTCACAAATTTACCTGGGATCAATGCAAGAATGGCCATAGCTAGAGTCAGGGGAAATGTTGCGCTTTATGAAAAACTCCTCGTTAACTTTGCCCATGATTGCGATGAGGTGCACTCAAGGCTTTTCTCTATGATTTCCGAAAAAAAATATAAAGAAGCGCGCTCCTTAGCTCACACCATGAAGGGAGTTTCGGGGAATATCGGTGCTGAAACCTTATATCAAGCTTTTCAAGAAATTGAGACTGCTTTGAAAAATGGTTCTGATACCGCTTTAACTTTAATAAAAAATATGGATCCGGAAAGAAAAAGAATTGCAGAAGCAATCATCAAAGCATTTCCTGAGACTGAAAAGGACGAATGTGTCAGTGCTGACAACGCTGAAGGCGAAACCATTCTGTTTCATGAAGTTCAAAAACTCTTGCCGCAAATAAGGAAAATGTCGGACCTCCTTGAAAAACACGATGTCGAAGCCAGGGATGTTTATCGCTCCATTGAGCCTGAGTTAACTCATGCTGCTCCCAAGTTTGCAAAGGAACTTGGTATTATGCTTGGTAAATTCGATTTTACACACGGACGAACAAAGGTTGAACGGTTTATATCGGAATGTGAGCAGGAAAAGAGAGAAAATGGATAA
- a CDS encoding DUF3450 domain-containing protein, translated as MPRFIFPVLITLMLIPSISAAATTAQAVHKMAARAAETEAAATVKYQQWVDRKEQIAADILDMKAKDSWLEFKNRKYASYVKKQEEVIAELQRREEEAKRIEMELEPFLETIVERLEQFISTDLPFLTEERRNRVQFLRSSLNDYRLELSEKLRRVFEALLVETEYGRTVASPSQTLDINGTPTQVSVFRLGRTALFYQTADGSAAGTWDKSSGKWIHLEEQQARTLRKARDMADRKRSVELLVLPIGESK; from the coding sequence ATGCCAAGGTTCATATTTCCGGTCTTAATTACGCTCATGCTGATTCCATCAATATCAGCAGCTGCGACAACAGCTCAAGCGGTCCATAAAATGGCTGCCCGTGCCGCTGAAACAGAAGCTGCGGCCACGGTAAAATATCAGCAATGGGTTGATCGCAAAGAACAAATCGCTGCGGATATACTGGATATGAAGGCAAAGGATTCCTGGCTGGAATTCAAAAACAGGAAATACGCCAGCTATGTCAAAAAACAGGAAGAAGTCATAGCTGAACTTCAGCGCCGCGAGGAAGAAGCAAAACGCATTGAGATGGAGCTTGAACCTTTTCTGGAAACAATTGTGGAGAGACTTGAACAATTCATTTCCACAGACCTGCCTTTCCTGACAGAAGAACGCCGCAACCGGGTTCAATTCCTGCGATCATCTCTTAACGATTACAGGCTGGAATTGAGCGAAAAGCTGCGCCGTGTATTCGAAGCATTGTTGGTGGAAACTGAATACGGACGCACCGTGGCCTCCCCTTCACAAACACTGGACATCAACGGAACTCCCACACAGGTTTCAGTTTTCCGTCTCGGACGCACCGCCCTGTTCTACCAGACTGCTGACGGCTCAGCCGCAGGAACCTGGGACAAATCCTCCGGCAAATGGATACATCTTGAAGAACAACAAGCAAGAACCCTGCGCAAAGCCAGAGATATGGCCGACCGCAAACGATCCGTAGAATTGCTGGTTCTTCCCATAGGAGAATCAAAATGA
- a CDS encoding flagellar motor protein MotA codes for MRTLLFLTLLLIQPSGVCAQGWTEATGQISAVLDEAKKNARQTQELIESEQRELNGEKKTLQASVNNRQKEFDHLKTRYEELLKQEKNLQERLEAKAHELKTIDGTIRTSAKQARDYFHESLTSPEYPQRSQVLAGILQPEKFPGLEGIQNLLSLYLDEMAAAGTINRHKGTFIGTDGMDKTGELVRIGTFTTAFRLPDGTLGFLRPGSEGSKLIAVQGKPGWSLSQTINEFFDGKSNTFPIDISNGAAFTRLAQEQKSILDWLSAGGLLVWPIILVGAIALALVVERFFALSRIRANSDRNMKRIINMVSKGEWEKCREFCREQSRFPTCRIIGHTLKHLGNTRAIIENAFQEGVLKELPMLERFLPTLGVLAAVAPLLGLLGTVTGMINTFQTITLYGTGDPRMMSGGISEALVTTQLGLAVAVPIMILHHLLERRVDKILGDMEEKGTGFTVALMKKGQIKKEEILNATA; via the coding sequence ATGAGAACCTTGCTATTTTTAACATTGTTACTAATCCAGCCCTCCGGGGTCTGCGCTCAAGGCTGGACAGAGGCAACCGGGCAAATTTCCGCCGTTCTGGATGAAGCAAAAAAGAATGCCCGACAGACGCAGGAACTGATTGAAAGCGAACAGAGAGAATTGAATGGAGAAAAGAAAACCCTTCAGGCAAGTGTTAACAATAGACAAAAGGAATTCGACCATCTCAAAACCCGCTACGAAGAACTGCTGAAGCAGGAAAAGAATTTGCAGGAAAGGCTTGAAGCCAAGGCCCACGAACTCAAAACGATTGACGGAACTATCCGCACTTCCGCCAAACAGGCCCGTGACTACTTTCATGAAAGTCTGACCTCGCCGGAATATCCGCAGCGAAGTCAAGTTCTGGCCGGAATCCTCCAACCGGAAAAGTTTCCCGGTCTTGAAGGAATACAAAACTTGCTCAGCCTTTACCTTGACGAAATGGCCGCAGCAGGAACCATCAACCGCCATAAAGGCACTTTCATCGGCACTGACGGCATGGATAAAACAGGTGAACTGGTCAGAATCGGAACCTTTACCACAGCCTTCCGCCTGCCGGACGGAACTCTCGGATTTCTACGCCCCGGAAGCGAAGGCAGCAAACTTATCGCAGTGCAGGGAAAACCGGGCTGGTCACTTTCCCAGACAATAAATGAATTCTTTGACGGCAAAAGCAATACATTTCCAATAGATATTTCAAACGGAGCGGCATTCACACGACTTGCGCAGGAGCAAAAAAGTATCCTCGACTGGCTTAGTGCGGGCGGCCTGCTGGTCTGGCCCATCATTCTGGTGGGAGCAATAGCACTGGCACTCGTTGTGGAACGTTTCTTCGCCCTGAGCAGGATACGGGCAAACTCGGACCGCAACATGAAACGTATCATTAACATGGTCTCCAAAGGTGAATGGGAAAAATGCCGAGAATTCTGCCGAGAACAATCCAGATTCCCCACCTGCCGCATCATCGGACATACCCTTAAGCACTTAGGAAATACCCGGGCAATCATCGAAAACGCATTTCAGGAAGGAGTGCTCAAAGAACTGCCCATGCTGGAAAGGTTTCTTCCGACCCTCGGAGTTCTAGCCGCAGTGGCCCCACTGTTGGGACTACTAGGAACAGTCACCGGAATGATCAATACATTCCAGACTATTACCCTGTACGGAACGGGAGATCCACGCATGATGTCTGGAGGCATATCGGAAGCACTGGTCACAACCCAGCTCGGGCTAGCCGTGGCGGTCCCCATCATGATCCTCCATCACCTGCTTGAAAGGCGGGTGGACAAAATTCTCGGCGATATGGAGGAAAAAGGTACGGGATTTACCGTGGCCCTCATGAAAAAGGGCCAGATAAAGAAGGAGGAGATCCTTAATGCTACAGCATAA
- a CDS encoding MotA/TolQ/ExbB proton channel family protein, which translates to MLQHNLIESTAEHFQAGGDIMIPLALLSLIMWTLAIFKCIRFISEWRRENPPGECVNLFRRDCGECKACLARWQWDILSRYMEERCEDQKLNREILDSIRIRQETRIMRFIGTIIILAAIAPLLGLLGTVTGMITTFDVIAQFGTGNARALASGISEALVTTQSGLVIAVPGLILGGLLFRHAEKLKDRMELFCIGLQQQTDSRQT; encoded by the coding sequence ATGCTACAGCATAACCTAATTGAAAGCACTGCCGAACATTTTCAGGCCGGGGGTGATATCATGATCCCGTTGGCTCTGCTTTCCCTGATTATGTGGACGCTGGCAATTTTTAAATGCATCCGCTTCATATCTGAATGGCGCAGGGAAAACCCACCCGGAGAATGCGTAAACCTTTTCCGCAGGGATTGCGGCGAGTGTAAGGCATGCCTTGCCCGCTGGCAATGGGACATCCTGTCCCGCTATATGGAGGAGCGTTGCGAAGATCAAAAACTTAACCGCGAAATTCTCGACTCCATAAGAATCCGCCAGGAAACCAGAATCATGCGTTTTATCGGCACTATTATCATTCTAGCTGCCATCGCTCCCCTGCTCGGACTGCTGGGAACAGTTACCGGGATGATCACCACCTTCGACGTCATTGCCCAGTTCGGAACAGGTAATGCACGAGCACTTGCTTCAGGTATTTCCGAAGCACTGGTTACGACCCAAAGCGGACTGGTTATCGCTGTTCCCGGACTCATTCTCGGCGGACTGCTTTTCCGCCACGCGGAAAAACTCAAGGACCGCATGGAACTGTTCTGCATCGGACTACAGCAGCAAACTGATTCCCGGCAGACCTAG
- a CDS encoding biopolymer transporter ExbD — protein sequence MKNNRFPRNARSHRSEINMTPLIDMVFILLIFFIVTTSFVREAGVDVQRPSAQSAETKEKANVILGLTGEGQIFVEGRPLDIRSVRAYMERFLAETPDGSVVIVADKSSMTGETVQLLDQCRLAGVRNISIAARKR from the coding sequence ATGAAAAACAATCGTTTTCCCCGCAATGCCCGCTCCCACAGAAGCGAGATCAACATGACCCCGCTCATTGATATGGTTTTTATTCTGCTGATCTTCTTCATTGTTACCACCAGCTTTGTCAGGGAAGCAGGGGTCGATGTGCAAAGACCGTCGGCCCAGAGTGCTGAAACAAAAGAAAAGGCCAACGTCATCCTCGGCCTTACCGGTGAAGGACAGATTTTCGTTGAAGGCAGGCCTCTGGATATCCGCTCGGTACGGGCCTACATGGAACGCTTTCTGGCCGAAACCCCGGACGGCTCCGTGGTGATTGTAGCTGACAAAAGCAGCATGACCGGAGAGACAGTCCAATTGCTGGATCAGTGCCGCCTTGCCGGAGTCCGCAACATCAGCATTGCGGCGAGAAAGCGATGA
- a CDS encoding energy transducer TonB, translated as MTRTARDSSEFFLATLASVVIAGLIYIGMQQLNNVEQSTDFTVVEGAIRIAQPQKDSVVETLKHKRLKEPEPPKQLPKTFSSQNKAKALKPVMNINVPNFSADMHPGLGGGISIPATDLGGFGGIGFSMDEVDETPQVMRSIPPQYPYGAKRNHIEGGVVVRMLVDAKGAPTNLSIHSATPEGIFEEAALNAAKRWRFRPGKYKGKAVDTWVLLPFNFTLTQ; from the coding sequence ATGACCCGCACAGCAAGAGATTCCAGCGAGTTTTTCCTCGCTACACTGGCTTCGGTAGTCATTGCCGGACTTATCTACATCGGTATGCAGCAACTCAACAACGTGGAACAGTCCACTGATTTTACCGTCGTTGAAGGAGCCATACGAATCGCGCAGCCCCAAAAGGACTCCGTGGTAGAAACTCTGAAACATAAAAGACTCAAGGAACCTGAACCGCCAAAACAATTACCCAAAACTTTTTCATCCCAAAACAAGGCCAAAGCACTCAAACCCGTGATGAACATCAATGTCCCCAACTTCAGTGCGGACATGCATCCAGGTCTGGGCGGAGGTATCTCCATCCCGGCAACCGACCTCGGCGGATTCGGTGGGATAGGATTCAGTATGGACGAGGTGGACGAGACTCCGCAGGTGATGCGCAGCATTCCTCCGCAGTATCCCTACGGAGCCAAACGTAATCATATTGAAGGCGGAGTAGTGGTACGCATGCTTGTCGATGCCAAGGGCGCTCCAACCAACCTATCCATCCACTCGGCAACCCCTGAAGGAATATTCGAAGAGGCCGCCCTGAACGCAGCCAAACGCTGGAGATTCAGACCCGGAAAATACAAAGGGAAGGCTGTGGACACTTGGGTTCTGCTTCCATTTAACTTTACGCTGACACAATGA
- a CDS encoding class I SAM-dependent methyltransferase: MHNAPSNITPDFIYEAQSGFYQYCTLKAAFNINIFEYLQSPNSCKQVAEHVRKDPVMILKLLEALMVLRLVQKENDSYQNTPVAEAFCVSGNKLFQGHLFQHTHETFGSPFYEQCDPLSPPEEQKGYSEKDAILGAEAGVGFALPHTLKHTADLIENLDVFKNASSFLDLGAGPGVFAMTIADRKDDLDVTLFDLPEVAAHAKKIAERYRKQDRLNFLSGDMFQKDLGGPYDIIFSSDCIYMARHDLVNFLKGLKDNLTTGGAVILRHNETNHNENAPKTNALLNLGAALMGFGDYMFTEGTIPEALKQAGFKGIKSVPQHHMTHHYMIHTAYKD; the protein is encoded by the coding sequence ATGCACAATGCACCATCAAACATCACCCCTGATTTTATTTACGAGGCGCAGTCTGGTTTCTACCAGTATTGCACACTAAAGGCCGCTTTTAACATCAATATTTTCGAGTACCTACAATCTCCGAACAGTTGCAAGCAAGTTGCCGAACATGTCCGTAAAGATCCGGTAATGATCCTCAAGCTTTTAGAAGCCCTTATGGTTCTGAGACTTGTTCAAAAAGAAAATGATTCATACCAGAACACCCCGGTTGCAGAAGCTTTTTGTGTCAGCGGCAATAAACTGTTTCAGGGCCATCTATTCCAGCACACCCACGAAACATTCGGTAGCCCTTTTTACGAGCAATGCGATCCTTTAAGCCCTCCGGAAGAACAAAAGGGCTATAGTGAAAAGGATGCCATACTGGGAGCGGAAGCAGGTGTGGGCTTCGCACTTCCCCACACTCTAAAGCACACCGCCGATCTGATCGAAAATCTGGACGTCTTCAAAAACGCATCATCATTTCTTGATCTGGGAGCCGGGCCCGGTGTTTTCGCAATGACGATTGCTGACCGGAAAGATGATCTTGATGTCACGCTATTTGATCTTCCGGAAGTTGCCGCACATGCGAAAAAAATTGCTGAGCGGTACCGCAAGCAAGACCGACTCAACTTCCTGAGCGGAGACATGTTCCAAAAAGATCTCGGCGGACCATACGATATAATTTTTTCATCAGACTGCATCTACATGGCCAGACATGATCTGGTAAACTTTCTAAAAGGGCTGAAAGATAACCTCACTACAGGCGGTGCCGTCATACTCAGGCACAACGAAACCAACCATAATGAAAATGCCCCCAAGACAAATGCCCTTCTCAATCTGGGAGCGGCACTTATGGGCTTCGGTGACTACATGTTCACAGAGGGAACTATTCCCGAAGCCCTTAAACAAGCTGGATTCAAAGGTATTAAAAGCGTTCCCCAGCACCACATGACCCATCATTACATGATTCACACTGCTTACAAAGATTAA
- a CDS encoding MFS transporter: MRTSATSGRLFKLFILGTACLSQGMPLAFIQMGLPAILRGLNESLTTITLYSLLLLPWAGKFLYAPFLDHYYIKRIGKRRTWLMLSLLLSVATILFVAVYIPAESSPRLMITIFMLNLLLSINDTAVSAYSTDILTHKEMAWGSSVRLGGHYLGMIFGGGVILSIYSITGWENTFYLLGGLTLLMAVPAVLHKEIAPVHESTVNTKTERPSTLKFAKSPGIGWFILAEILFVSSIYSAFQTYPPFLIDLGFSHDKIGEILMYWAYPSAFATAVLSGWVMQKIPAKTLLPLCMITAAGIQLFAVHLAAVPNPAYYQALLLLAGEMSLGSIAGVVLYTMIMEVSVGSQAATNAGLLSSIANFTPVLSPPLLGIIGDTYGYQTMYGILAGSSILLALAVTFILNAKWGDYALAVNSSRPPVEATPPSPASQTIPDTGS; the protein is encoded by the coding sequence ATGAGAACATCAGCCACATCGGGCCGACTTTTTAAGCTTTTCATCCTCGGAACAGCCTGCCTGAGTCAGGGAATGCCGCTGGCCTTCATTCAGATGGGATTACCGGCCATACTGCGGGGCTTAAACGAAAGCCTGACCACCATCACGCTGTATTCTCTCCTTCTTTTGCCCTGGGCGGGAAAATTTCTTTATGCGCCTTTCCTCGATCACTACTACATCAAACGAATAGGAAAAAGACGCACATGGTTGATGTTGAGCCTGCTGCTGTCAGTCGCCACCATTCTATTTGTGGCGGTTTACATCCCTGCGGAGTCCAGCCCGCGGCTGATGATCACAATTTTCATGCTCAACCTGCTGCTCTCCATAAATGACACCGCTGTCAGTGCATATTCCACAGACATCCTGACACATAAAGAAATGGCCTGGGGGAGCTCCGTACGTCTGGGAGGACATTATCTAGGGATGATTTTCGGCGGAGGCGTAATCCTGTCAATCTATTCCATCACAGGGTGGGAAAACACATTCTATCTTTTAGGCGGACTTACACTCCTGATGGCTGTTCCGGCTGTACTGCATAAAGAAATAGCTCCCGTTCACGAATCAACCGTAAACACTAAAACAGAACGGCCCAGCACACTAAAATTCGCCAAAAGTCCCGGAATAGGATGGTTCATACTGGCCGAAATTCTCTTTGTCAGCTCAATATACTCTGCATTTCAAACATACCCGCCATTTCTTATAGACCTCGGCTTCTCCCATGATAAAATTGGAGAAATACTCATGTACTGGGCTTACCCCTCCGCTTTTGCTACGGCTGTGCTCTCCGGGTGGGTTATGCAAAAAATCCCGGCCAAGACACTTTTGCCGCTCTGCATGATTACTGCAGCCGGGATACAACTCTTCGCCGTGCATCTTGCTGCCGTTCCCAATCCTGCATACTATCAGGCCCTGCTGCTGCTAGCCGGAGAGATGTCACTGGGCAGCATTGCCGGAGTTGTACTTTACACAATGATCATGGAAGTGAGTGTCGGTTCGCAAGCCGCGACAAACGCCGGGCTTTTGTCCAGTATTGCAAACTTCACCCCGGTCTTAAGCCCGCCCCTGCTTGGAATCATCGGAGACACTTACGGCTATCAAACTATGTACGGCATACTGGCAGGATCTTCTATTCTTCTGGCCCTTGCGGTCACATTCATCCTAAACGCCAAGTGGGGTGACTATGCTCTTGCCGTAAATAGCAGCCGTCCCCCTGTTGAGGCAACACCTCCAAGCCCTGCATCGCAGACTATACCGGACACGGGAAGTTGA
- a CDS encoding AraC family transcriptional regulator, with protein MDKYILNVSHDTKRDAAEEIQYLSPSKQYPYGKSKLIELRPGFSISIERLGKPAESTVQFEIDQSPIQFGFLTSGHTRASFYNGQLRGFSHEMPQGSNGISYLPETKGIMEQDVNSPMCTVTILVTPARLLDFIKDDLDSIPSCLRSLTEGHKEKQFVWYGADHPSKRILLQRILDCPYGGNMRNLFYEGTALEIIAGQLHECITERKCCNSSGINLNPSDVERIRAARDFLVNDLENPPTLMEIAQHVGVNDNKLKRGFKAVFGNSVFGYYRDFRMDKAREYLEKGDITVSEAAYRIGYISLGHFSKAFSSRFGVTPKKYLYEHRDKSTARRIALIN; from the coding sequence ATGGACAAATATATTCTTAACGTTTCACATGATACAAAAAGAGACGCAGCTGAAGAAATTCAGTACCTGAGTCCTTCCAAACAATACCCGTATGGAAAATCAAAACTGATAGAACTCAGGCCCGGATTCAGTATATCCATTGAAAGACTCGGTAAACCTGCGGAATCTACGGTACAATTTGAAATAGACCAATCGCCCATCCAATTTGGGTTTCTCACTTCCGGGCATACAAGAGCATCATTTTATAATGGTCAGCTGCGCGGATTCAGCCATGAAATGCCGCAAGGCAGCAATGGGATCTCCTATCTCCCCGAAACCAAAGGAATCATGGAACAGGATGTAAATTCGCCGATGTGTACGGTAACAATCCTTGTGACCCCAGCTCGACTCCTCGATTTCATTAAAGATGATTTGGATTCAATACCCTCCTGCCTCCGCAGCCTCACCGAAGGACATAAAGAAAAGCAATTTGTCTGGTATGGAGCTGACCACCCCTCAAAACGAATACTTCTGCAACGCATTCTTGATTGTCCGTATGGAGGAAACATGCGGAACTTGTTTTATGAAGGAACGGCACTTGAGATTATCGCTGGACAGCTACATGAATGCATTACGGAAAGAAAATGCTGCAACAGTTCCGGCATAAATCTTAATCCCTCGGATGTGGAACGCATCCGGGCTGCACGAGATTTTCTGGTTAATGACCTTGAAAACCCGCCGACCCTTATGGAAATCGCCCAGCATGTGGGGGTCAATGACAACAAACTGAAGCGCGGCTTCAAAGCTGTATTCGGAAATTCCGTATTTGGTTACTACCGCGATTTCCGCATGGATAAGGCCCGTGAATATCTTGAAAAAGGCGATATTACTGTCAGTGAAGCAGCCTATCGTATCGGCTACATCAGCCTTGGACACTTCAGTAAAGCCTTTTCAAGCCGCTTCGGAGTAACCCCTAAAAAATATCTTTACGAACATCGTGATAAAAGCACAGCCCGCCGGATTGCACTAATAAACTAA